GGCGCGCGACATCCGCGAGACGTTCCACCGCATGGCGATGAACGACGAGGAGACCGTCGCCTTGATCGCGGGCGGGCACACGTTCGGCAAGACCCACGGCGCTGCCGAGCCGGACACCTACCTCGGCCCCGAACCCGAAGGCGCCGCGCTGGAGGAGCAGGGCCTCGGCTGGCGAAGCGGTTACGGCACGGGCACGGGCGCCGACACCATCTCCAGCGGGCTCGAGGGCACATGGACTCCCACCCCGACGAAGTGGGACAACAGCTTCTTCGAGACCCTGTTCGCCTATGAGTGGGACCTCGAGCTCAGCCCCGCCGGTCTGTGGCAATGGATCCCGCGGGGCGGCGGCGGAACCGGAACCGTGCCCGACGCCCACGACCCGGCGAAAACGCACGCGCCGACGATCCTGACGACGGATCTCGCACTGCGGGCGGACCCGGTCTACGAACCGATCTCCCGGCGGTTCCGGGAAAACCCGGACCTGCTCGCGGACACGTTCGCTCGGGCGTGGTTCAAGCTGACCCACCTCGACCTCGGCCCGATCCAGCGTTACCTCGGACCGCTGGTCCCCCGTGAACCCCTGCTCTGGCAAGACCCGATCCCCGCGGTGGACCACGAACTCGTCTCCGCGGCGGACGTCGCAGCGCTCAAGCGCGAGATCCTCGCTTCCGGGCTGTCGGTCTCCGAGCTCGTTTCCACGGCCTGGGCCTCGGCCTCGACGTTCCGCGTCAGCGACAAGCGGGGTGGCGCGAACGGGGCGCGCCTGCGCCTCGAGCCGCAGCGAAGCTGGCCGGTCAACGAGCCCGGCCGGCTCGCGCGGGTGCTGCGCACCCTGGAGGAGATCCAGGAGTCCTTCGCCCGCGCCCGAAACGGGGGCAAGAAGATCTCGCTCGCCGACCTGATCGTGCTCGGCGGGGCCGCCGCCGTCGAACGGGCCGCCGCGAACGCGGGCCACGACGTCGAAGTCCCGTTCGCCCCGGGCCGCATGGACGCGACACAGGAATGGACCGACGTCGAGTCCTTCGCCGCGCTCGAACCGGCCGCGGACGGGTTCCGCAACCACCGGGGGAAAGGTGGCCGGCTGCGGCCGGAGCAGCAGCTGGTCGACCGCGCGAACCTGCTGAGCCTGAACGCGCCGGAGATGACGGTCCTCGTGGGCGGTCTGCGGGTCCTCGGAGCGAACCACCGTCAGTCGCCGCTGGGCGTGCTCACGGCCCGGCCCGGGTCGCTGACCAACGACTTCTTCGTGAACCTTCTCGACACCGGGGTGCAGTGGCAGCCGCGGCCGGGGTCCGGTTCGCTCGCCGAGACCTTCGAGGGCCGCGACCGGAGCACCGGCGGGATCAAGTGGACGGCGAGCCGCGTCGACCTCGTCTTCGGTTCGAACTCCGAACTGCGGGCGCTCGCGGAGGTCTACGCGAGCGATGACGCGGGAGCACACTTCGTGCGTGATTTCGTTGCGGCCTGGGACAAAGTGATGAACCTCGACCGGTACGACCTCCGCTCGTGATCCGGCCGCGTTCTCGGCCGGCCGAGTTTTTCACCGGGGGCCGCCGGCCGGGCTCGGGACAGGTTTCGGGTGAGCCGCCCGCTGCCCGACGGGGCCGAATCGAGTGCGAACGGTCGTCGATTCGAGGTGAACGGCGCGCGCCGGCCCGCACGTCCGCTGCGCTTGTCGGCGTGTTTTCTCCGGCGTAGCGTGCCTATCGAGGGCCGATTTCGGGTCGGACGACGGACGACGCGGGGAAAATTGATCGAATTCTGAATAATTTCCGTGCGGGAATGCGCGTCACCGCGCCCGAGCACCTTCGATGCGACCGATGCGAAGTCGGTACGAAGATCGGGATGAGGAAGGTGAAAGCCGATGACGACAGCGCCAGAACGGACCGACTTGTTCAAAGAGCTCGGGCTGGACGTGCAAAACCACGCAACGCTGGGCCGTGTGCTCGGTACCGGAAAGATCGAGCGAGCCAGCGAGGGATCGGATGGCCGCATGCAGGCCACCATTCGCATCAACGAGGACGAGCTGATGTGGGATCCCTCGATTCTCGTGATGCCCCACGGCGGGGATATCGACCTCGAGCTCATCAACGACGACAAGAACACCCACTGCGCGCTCCTGCCGAGCAATGGCGACCGCAAATTCATCTGGCTGGTGAATCATTCGCGTGGCCGGGCGACGCTCAACCTCGACGGCCCGGGTTACTACTGGTTCTGCTCGCCCACCGGCAACGACGAGGGCCGTGGGCTGACCGGGGCCATCGTCGTCCTGGGCGACGCGCCGCCGGAGGCCCGGTTGGACCGACCCGACCAGCCGCAACCGTAGGAAGGAGGAGGACATGACGACCTCGGAAGACTACGTCGACGCCGGTGAGGCCATCGACCAGGGAAACCTGAGCTACAAGATGCCAGGCGGGGATCTCGCTCCGCCGGTCACGGCCGGCGTGAACTACGAGCGCATCCTCAACGCCCGCAACGAACCGCACAACTGGCTGACCTACTACGGCGCCTACGACGGGCAGCGCTACAGCCCGCTGGACCAGATCAACACCGACAACGTCAAGCGTCTCGCTCCCGCCTGGGTGTTCCAGGCCGGCACGACCGGCCTGATCGCGGGCGCGTCGACCTACTCGTTCGAAGCCGCCCCGATCGTCGTCGACGGGATCATGTTCGTGACCGGCTGGGACGGCTGGATCTGGGCCCTGGACGCGAAAACAGGGGTGGAGATCTGGCGGTACAAGCACGCCGTGCCGTTCGACGTTTCGCTGTGCTGCGGCAACGTCAACCGCGGATGCGCCGTCGCGCAGGGCAAGGTCTTCTTCGTCACGGCGAACGCCCGGCTCCTCGCGCTCGACGCGACCAGTGGGAAAATGGTGTGGACCAAGACCTACGGCGACGTACGGGCCGGTGAGAGCGCCACCGTCGCGCCACTGGTCGTGAAGAACATGGTCATCGTGGGCAGTTCCGGCGGCGAGTTCGGCGTGCGCGGTCACCTCGACGCGTTCGACCTCGAATCCGGCGAGCACCAGTGGCGCTGCTACATGGTGCCGAAGCCCGGGGAACCGGGCTCCGAGACCTGGCCCGCCGACGGCGAAGCCTGGGCGCGCGGCGGTGCGAACTGCTGGCTCACCAGCACGTTCGACCCGGAGACCAACCTGCTCTACGTCGGTACCGGCAACCCGGCGCCCGACTTCGACGGCGAGGTCCGGGAAGGCGACAACCTCTACACCGACAGTATCGTCGCCGTCGACGTGGACAGCGGGCAGATCCGCTGGCACCACCAGTGCACGCCGCACGACCTGTGGGACTACGACAGCATCGCCGAGTGCATCCTGTTCGAGAAGGACGGCCGCAAGCTGCTCGGGCACTTCGACAAGAACGGCTACTTCTACGTTCTCGATCGCACCAACGGCGAGCTGATTCAGGTCACCCCGTTCGTGGACCGCATCACCTGGGGCGCGGTCACTCGCGACGGCCGGGTCACGGCCAAGCTGTACCCCGAGAAGGAGGGCGAACCGGTCCACTTCTACCCGGGTCCGGCCGGCGCGAAGGAATGGACCCACGCGTCCTACAGCCCGAAGACCGGGCTCTTCTACGTCCCGGTCCAGGACACCGGGGCCACGGCCACCCGGCGCCGCCGGGAGTTCAAGGAGAGCATCCCGTATTGGGGCGCCGGGGTTCAGGTGGACGCCGAGGACATGACCGGGTCGGTCAGCGCGTTCGACGGCAACGGCGAGGAGAAGTGGCGCTGGCGCAACGAACTGCCGATGTGCGCCTCGACGCTGGCCACCGGCGGCGACCTGGTGTTCGCCGGCGAAGCCACCGGCGAGTTCAACGCGCTCGACGCGCGCACCGGAGAGCAGCTCTGGCAGTTCCAGTGCGGAAGCGGCCACCACAGCAGCCCGACCACGTACACGGTCGACGGGCGGCAGTACGTCGCCGTGCCCGTCGGCTGGGGCGGGTGGGCCGAGGGATTCCTCCCCGGCATGCTGGGTGCGGGGCACGGAAGCGCCCTGTTCGTCTTCGCCCTCCCGGAATCAACGTGACGCTTCAGGAGAACCCGCCGCGATGCGGGCAGAGGAGGTGAGTCCATGGAGTCTCGACTCGATGTGTGGGAGACGCCCGAGTTCGACGAGATCGGAGTCGCGCCCGAGGTGACCATGTACATCGCTCAGCTGGACGACTAGCTCAGCTGGACGACTAGAGGATGTGGGTGGCGCCGGGCTTCGGCCCGGCGCCCTCCGCCCGCTCGGACGACCACGGACGGAGTGCCGGGATGTGGCTGCGGGTACTGGGCTCGGCTGCGGGAGGCGGCTCCCCGCAGTGGAACTGCGGCTGCCCGGTCTGCACCGCCGTCCGGTCCGGGGCCGGACCCCCGCGCACGCAGTCCTCGGTCGCGGTGAGCGCCGAGGGCCGGTCGTGGTTCCTGATCAACGCCTCGCCCGACGTCCGCACCCAGATCGAGGCGTTCCCCAGGCTGTGGCCGCGAGACGGGGACCGCACCTCACCGCTGGAGGCGGTGCTGCTCACCGATGCCGAGCTGGACCACACCCTGGGGTTGCTGCTGCTGCGCGAGGCCCGCGGTCTGCGGCTGCACGCCACGCCGGCGGTGCACAAGACGTTGCGCGACGGCTCGGGGCTGCTCCGCACGCTGGAGCTCTACTGTCCGGTCGACTGGCGAGCGGTGGTCCCCGGCGCCGACGTGCCGCTGGCCGACGGGCTGTCCTGCCGGGCGTTCGACGTGCCCACCACGAAGCGGGACCGCTTCGGCTCCGGTGCGGACCACGGTCGCGTGGTGGGCTATCGGTTGACCGATGAACGCAGCGGACGGCATCTGGTCTACCTGCCGGGGGTGCAGGCGCTGACCCCGGCGCTGCGCGCGGAGATCGCGGGCTGTGACTGCCTGCTGATCGACGGGACCTGCTGGCGTGACGACGAACTGGTGCGGCTCGGCCTGGCCGGCAAGACGTCGCGCGAGATGGGTCACCAGCCCCTCGACGGCCCGCACGGCACGCTGGCGCAGCTGAAGTCGCTGAACGTCGGGCGGGTGATCTTCGTGCACCTGAACAACACCAACCCCGTCCTGCTGGAAGACACGGCCGAGCGGCGCCGGGTGGCGGCCGCCGGCATGGAGGTGGCCGTGGACGGACTCGAGGTCGAGGTGTAGCGCATGACAACGACAACCGGGATCACCGACGAGTTCGTCGAGACGTTGCGGGCCCACTCGCGCCGCTACCACGACCAGCACCCGTTCCACGTCCGGATGAACGCGGGCCGGCTGAGCCGCGCACAGATCCGGGGCTGGGTGGCCAACCGGTTCTACTACCAGGAGAACATCCCCCGCAAAGACGCCGCGATCCTCGCCAACTGTCCCGATCTCGAAGTCCGCCGCCGCTGGATCCGCCGGATCCTCGACCACGACGGCCGCCACGCCGGGGAGGGCGGTATCGAGGCGTGGCTGCGGCTCGGCGAGGCCGCCGGGCTCACCCGCGAAGAAGTCCTGGACCACCGGCACCTGGTCCCGGGCGTGCGGTTCGCGGTCGACGCCTACGTGAACTTCACCCGGACCCGCCCGTGGGTGGAGGCGGTCGCGTCGTCGCTCACCGAGCTGTTCGCCCCCGACCTGATGGCCGAGCGGCTGGCGGCGTTCGAGCGGTGGTACCCGTGGATCGCGCCCGAGGGCCTCGCCTACTTCCGCGCCCGCCTCGACCAGGCCCCGCGCGACTGCGAGCACGCCCTCGAAGTGGTCACCGCGCACTGCCGGTCCGCCGAGTCCCAGGCCCGCGCCGTCGACGCGCTGTCGTTCAAGTGCGATGTCCTGTGGAGCCTGATGGACGCGATCGATCGAACCTACCCGGAGTGAGCGCCATGGACTCGACGACCCGACCCGAAGTGTCCACGTCGGACCGACCGCGGCTGGCGCGCCACGTCCGGCTGGCGTTCAACCCGGCCCGGCAGCAGCACGTGCTGCAACTGCCCGAGACCGTGGTGGTGCTGAACGCCAGCGGCGCGGCCATCCTCGAGCTGTGCGACGGGCGGCGCACGGTGGCCGAGATCGTGGCCGAGCTGGGCGCGCGGTACGAGAGCGTCCCCGACGACGAGGTGCGGCGGTTCCTGACCCGGCTCGTCGCCCGGCGCTGTGTGGAGCCGGCCGATGGATAGCCCCTTCGGACTGCTGGCCGAGCTCACCTACCGCTGCCCACTGGCCTGCTCGTACTGCTCCAACCCGCTGAACCTCGCCGACTACACCGACGAGCTGGCGACGGTCGAGTGGCGGCGTGTGCTGGCCGAAGCGGCTGAGCTGGGGGTGCTGCAGTGTCACCTGTCCGGCGGGGAACCGTTGCTGCGCCGCGACTTGGTGGAGATCGTGGCACAGGCCCACGAGCTCGGCCTCTACACCAACCTCGTGACCAGCGCACTCGGGCTCTCGCGGCCGAGAGCGGAGCAACTGCGGGCCGCCGGTCTGGACCACGTGCAGATCAGCGTCCAGGCCGATGAACCCGCGGTGTCCGACCGGATCGCCGGGACCCCGTCCTTCGGCCGCAAGATCGAGGCCATGGGCGTGGTCAAGGAACTGGGGTGGCCGCTCACCGTGAACGTGGTGCTGCACCGGCAGAACATCGACCGCGTCGCCGACGTGCTCGATCTGGCCGAACAGGTGGGCGCCGACCGGGTGGAGCTGGCCAACACCCAGTACTACGGCTGGGCGTTGCGCAACCGGGCCGCGCTGCTGCCGAGCCGGGACCAGCTCGACGCGGCCGAGGTCGTCGTGCGGGCCGCCCGCGAGCGGCTGCGGGATCGCATGGACGTCCTCTACGTCCTGCCCGACTACTACAGCCGCTATCCGAAGCCCTGCATGGGCGGCTGGGCGTCCCGCCAGCTGACCGTGACGCCGAACGGCGACGTCCTGCCGTGCCCCGCCGCCCAATCCCTGCCGTTGCCGCGGGCGAGCGTGCGGGAGGACTCGCTGGCGCGGATCTGGGCCGAGGCCCCCGTGATGACCGCGTTCCGGGGGACGGACTGGATGCCGGATCCCTGCCGCGGCTGCGATCGGCGGGAACTGGACTTCGGCGGCTGCCGCTGCCAGGCGTTCCAGCTCACCGGCGACGCGGCACGCACCGACCCGGTGTGCCACCTCTCGCCCGACCACGACCTCGTGGCCCGGGTGGTCGAGACCGCGAACGCCGATTCGCGGACCGATCTTCCGTTGCTCCCCCGGCCGCACCGCGCCGGCCGTGCCCGCTCGTGACGCTCAATCCGTTTCGATCGGTGCTCCGCCGAACACGGTGAAGCTGACGGCCCAGTAGGCGATGTAGAGCGCGAGCAGCACGAACCCGTGCCAGCGCCGGAGCCGGCGGGTGGCGAGGAAGTACGCCGCGAGCGCGGTCATGCCGACGAGGACCGGGAGGTGCCAGGAAAGCACGTTCCCGTCGACGTCGATGCTGCCGCCGGCGAGCAGGATTATGCCGAGCTTCGCGGTCACGCCGAAGACGACGCTGCCGATGACGTTGCCGACCCCGAGCTCGGGCGCGCCTTTGCGGGTGGGTTCGACGGTCAGGAAGATGTCTTCGAGCGTGAGCACGAGGGTGGCGATCGTCGCGCCGAAGAGCGCACCCTGGATGTGGTAATCCTCCAGGATGCCCTTGGTGCCGTAGCTGGTGATGGCGGCGCCGGCGACGAGGCCCGCCAGCGCCAGCACGGCCAGCGCGATCGCGGCCCAGCCGGGAATCGGGCGCTCCTTGTCGAACGGCATCGTCACGACGAACGGCGGCTTGTCGGTGGGCACGTCGGCGGGGCTTCGCGGCGTCGCGTCGCCGGTCGCGCTCGTACTGGGTCCCGCCCCGACTTCCAGCTTCTCGAGGATCTCGGCGTTGCGGAAGACCGGCGTGCTCCGCTTGAGCTCCCGGGTGGCCACGTAGCCGATGAAGAGCACGAACAGCAGCACGAGCACCACACCGTAGATCGGCGTGAGCGGCGCGAAGACGATGAACGGGATCAGCACCAACGGCGAGGCGGCGAACAGCACGAGGTAGGGGCGCGGAATGTTCACCTTCGTCGGCGAAACGATCGCAGCCAGGGCGAGCACTATTCCGATCATCGAGATGGCCGTGCCGAATACGGTCCCGAGCGCGACGTCACCGAGATCTTCCACGTTCAGCGCCACTCCGAGCGCGACGTCGTCGAATTCGATCCCGGTGAAGACGATCGCGAGCAGGAATATGGAGACACGCAGGCCGGCCGCCGCACCGACGAGGTAGGTGATCAGCTTCTCCGCGCTGTAGATCAGCAATGCCGCACCAGCGAAGAAAATCACTATCGACATAGTACCGGCGTTCCTTTCCGAGAGGGCCGAAAAGGTCAGTGCTCGGGTCGACCGACAGCCAGTCACTGCCCCCGGCATCCGATCGTCGCAGGTCGCCGTCGATTCGGCTATGCCCACTCACCCCCGTGAAATTGTGGGGACCAATGTGCCCGTTCGGCGGCGGAATTCACCGGATTCCGCTGTCGCCGGCCGCATTGTCGATGGGGCCGCCAGGACCCGCGTTCCCTGGTGGCAGGATGCGGGCATGCGAGTGACGCGCTACGACGCGGCCCAAGAGGTTCGGCGGGGGCGGGTGGACACGAACACCGTGGCCCGCCTCGACGAGGTCGGCGGGTTCGCCGAGGTGCTCGACGTGCTGGCTCAACTGCGGGGCGAGGACACGGCCGCGCGGGTGCTGTGCACGCTCGACGACGTCGACCAGTGCCTGTACACGAACCTGCACGCGACAGAAGACGAACGGCTCTGGTTCGACGACGGCGAAGACGAGGACCCGGCGCTGCGGCGGAAGGCGGACGACGCGCGGGCGGCACACGTCGCGGCGGCGCTCGAGGGGTCGCGGGTGGCATGGGAGGAGCTGCCGGGGCAGCGCATGGGCGGCGAGGTCGACGTCGCGGCGCTGGTGGCGGTGAACCGGGCGCCGGACGGGTTCCTGGACGACGTCGTGCTCGTGCAGCGGGTGCCCGTGGCGCGCGACGACCTGGCCATCGCGGGGATCCCGAACGGCTACTTCACCTCCGACTGGAGCGTGTTCCAGAACCACGCGATCGTCCGGCGGATGGCGACGCACGGCTATCGCCACTTCGGGATCGGGGCCTCGCTGCTCGGGTTCGATCGCCCGATCGCCCCCTCGGCCGAGGAGGCGCGGGCGGTCGTCGCCGACCTGACGCACCTCTACGGAGCACCCGGCGTGGCCGCGTGGGACGAGCTCGCCCGGCTGCTGCCGGAGCGCAGCCTGCTGCTGCTCGGCTACACCGAGAACTCCCCTGACCTGGTCGACTAGCTCGTCTGAACCTTCGCGCGCGCCCGGGCCCGCGGGCGGACCGTGAAACCGCTCGGCTTGAGTGTCAGGGACTCCGCGATCTTCAGCTCATACGCCGGATCGGCCTCGAAGTCGTAGCGCTGCAACACCATGCCGAGCGCCAGCACCGCTTCGTGCAGCGCGAACTGCCGGCCGACGCACGCGCGCTCCCCCGTGCCGAACGGTTTGTACGCCTGCGCCGGGCGTTTCTTCACCGCGGCGGGCTCGAAGCGGTCCGGGTCGAACTTCTCCGGGTCCGGCCCCCACACCGCCGGGTCGCGGTGGACCAGCGGCAGCGGCACGATCACCCAGTCGCCCTTGCGCATCCGGTACTTGCCGCCGAGCAGCACGTCTTCGCGGGCCTCGCGCGAGTAGCCGGGCGCGGTCGGCCAGAGGCGCATGGCCTCGTCGAGCACGCGGCGCACGTAACGCAGCTTCGCGACGTCGCCGAACCCCGGCTCGCGATCGCCCCACACCGCGTCGACCTCGGCGCGCGCCTTCGCCAGCACCTCGGGGTTGCGCGTGAGGTAGTACAGCGCGAACGACAGCGCGCCGGACGTCGTCTCGTGGCCCGCGACGACGAACGTGATGGCCTGGTTGCGGATGTTCACCGGGTCCAGGCGCTCGCCCGTCATCGGGTGGCCCTCGGTGAGCATCAGCCCGAGCAGGTCGCGGCTCTCGCCCCCTTCGCGGCGGCGGGCCTCGATGACCTCGTCGACGAGGTTGTTCATCGTCGCGATGTCGGCCTGGTTCTGCGCGGGCGACCCGGCGAACGCGCGCCGCACGAACGGGAGCTTCACGTTCTGCAGCTGCGCGAACCGCAGCGCACGGATCATCGCCGTGACGAAGGGGTGCGGCTCGGTGCGCTCGAACGAGCCGAACCGGTAGCCGAAGCCGGCGCGCCCGATCGTCTCCAGGGTCAGCCGGGTCATGTCGGCGGCGACGTCCACCGGGCCGCTCGCGCGGTCCCACGCGTCGGTCAGCTCGTGCGCGACCTCCAGCATCACCGGGTGATAGCGGCGCATCGCGTCGGCGGAGAACGCCGGCTGCAGGATGTCGTGGGCCAGCCGCCAGTTCGGCTCGTGCGTGTGGGCGGTGAACAGCCCGTCGCCCGCCACCGCGCGCAGGTTCTCGATGCCGAGACCGACGTGCTTGCCGAACTTCGTCTCGTCGTTGAGCTGCGTGACCACGTCGACGCCGCCGGCGAAGACGATCTCGAACCCGAAGATCTTGCGCGTGAAGATGGGCCCGACCTGCTGCCCGACGCGCAAGGTGTCTTGCAGCGGCGTGCGCGGGTTCGACCCGAGCAGGTCGCCGATCACCGGCAGCCGGCCCGGCCGGTGCGGAATCCCGGTGGTGTCCACGTTCGCTCCCCTATTGAACCCAGATCCAATAACGTCACGATCCCCCGCTACTGAACCCGTGTCAAGTAAGCTCGCGTGATGCGGACACGGCTGAGCACGCAGCAGCGGCGCGAGCAGCTCCTGGGCATCGGCGCCGGACTGTTCGCGAACCGGCCGTACGACGACGTGTGGATCGAGGAGGTCGCGGAGATCGCCCAGGTCTCGCGCGGCCTGCTGTACCACTACTTCCCCACGAAAAAGGACTTCTTCGCCGAGATCGTCCGCCGGCAGCGCGACCAGTTGCTGGCGATGAGCGAGCCCGACCCGGAGCTGCCGGTGACCGAGCAGCTGCGCGCCGGGCTCGACGTCTACCTCGAGTTCGCCCGCACCCACCCCGATGGCTACCGCATCGTGCACCGCTCCGCCGGCGACGCCGACCGCGAGATCCGGGAAATCCGCGAAGCCGGGATGGCCGCGAACACCGAGCGCATCCTGGCCGCGATCAGCGTGCTGCGACCGGTCACCGACACCACGCGGCTGGCCGTGCGCGGCTGGCTGGCCTTCGTGTCCACCCTGATCCTCGACTGGCTCGACCAACCGAAGGTCACCCACGAGGAACTGCGCGACATCTGCGTGCGGACTCTGTTCGCGGCGGTCGACGTCACCGTGTGACGGGGCGGGTCATTCCCGCAGCCGCACCCGGGCCCAGCTCGCCGGCGATGATCTGTTCCTTGATCCGCCGATGGCACTCGTCGACGAGCGAGGGCAGGGTGATGCGGTCGAAACCCCGGGACTCCGCGATCGACATCGTGACGGTTTCGTCGACAGCCGGCAGAAATCGCGGTGGCGGGTCAGACCTCCTTCTGGTGCCCGGTCAGCGTGATGTGGCCTTCGGCGCGGATCCGCTCGACCATGTGCGGGTAATGGAGCTCGAACGCGGGGCGCTCGGATCGGATCCGGGGCAGCTCGGTGAAGTTGTGCCGCGGCGGCGGGCACGACGTGGCCCATTCCAGGGAGTTGCCGTAGCCCCACGGATCGTCGACCGTGACGATCTCGCCGTAGCGGTAGCTCTTGAACACGTTCCACAGGAACGGCAGCATCGAGGCGCCGAGGAGGTACGCGCTGATCGTCGAGACGGTGTTGAGCACGGTGAAGCCGTCCGTGGACAGGTAGTCGGCGTAGCGGCGCGGCATGCCTTCGGCGCCGAGCCAGTGCTGGACCAGGAACGTGCCGTGGAAGCCGATGAAGGTGGTCCAGAAGTGCCACTTGCCGAGCTTCTCGTCCATCATCCGCCCGGTGAACTTGGGGAACCAGAAGTAGATGCCGGCGAAGGTGGCGAACACAATCGTGCCGTAGAGGACGTAATGGAAGTGCGCCACGACGAAATACGTGTCGGACACGTGGAAGTCGATCGGGGGCGCGGCCAGCATCACGCCGGTCAGACCACCGAACAGGAACGTGACGATGAAGCCCATCGAGAAGATCATCGGCGTCTCGAAGGAGAGCTGACCCTTCCACATCGTGCCGATCCAGTTGAAGAACTTCACGCCCGTGGGCACGGCGATCAGGAACGTCATGAACGAGAAGAACGGCAGCAGCACCGCGCCCGTGGCGTACATGTGGTGCGCCCACACCGCGGCCGAGAGCGCCGAGATGGCGATGGTCGCGAAGATCAGGCCGCGGTAGCCGAAGATCGGTTTCCGGCTGAACACCGGGAAGATCTCCGACACGATCCCGAAGAACGGCAGCGCGACGATGTACACCTCGGGGTGGCCGAAGAACCAGAACAGGTGTTGCCACAGGATCACCCCGCCGTTGGCCGGGTCGAACACGTGCGCGCCCAGGTGCCGGTCCGCCAGCAGCCCGAGCAACGCGGAGGTGAGGATCGGGAACGCGACGAGGATCAGGATGCTCGTGATGAGGATGTTCCAGGTGAAGATCGGCATCCGGAACATTGTCATTCCCGGCGCGCGCAGGCAGACCACCGTGGTGACCATGTTGACGGCGCCGAGGATCGTGCCCAGGCCGCCCACCACCAGCCCGGCGAGCCACAGATCGGCACCGACACCCGGCGAGTGGATCGCGTCCGACAGTGGCGTGTAGGCGAACCAGCCGAAGTCGGCCGCGCCGCCGGGGGTCAGGAATCCGGAAAGGACGATCAGGCTCCCGAAGAGGAAAAGCCAGTAGGAGAAGGCATTCAGCCGGGGAAAGGCGACGTCGGGCGACCCGATCTGCAGCGGCAGCACGAAGTTCGCGAACCCGAACAGCACCGGGGTCGCGTACAGCAGCAGCATCACGGTGCCGTGCATGGTGAACAGCTGGTTGTACTGCTCCTGCGACAGGAACTGCAGCCCGGGCCGGGCGAGCTCGGAGCGCATCAGCATCGCCATCGCGCCGCCAATGAGGAAGAACCCCATCGAGGTGACGAGGTACATGATGCCGAGCTGCTTGTGGTCCGTCGTGCGCAGCAGCCGGACGACCAGCGAACCCCGGGGCGAGTCCCGGCGCGGGTGAGCGCGGACCGCCACGGAAACCGGGACCACGCGCGCGGGCGAATCGGTGCTCATGACAGGCTCCTGACCAGGTCTTGGACCGACACGCGCTGCCCGGTGAGCGCGGCGGCCCCCCGGTCGCGCCCTGACGCCGCCGGGACGGCCGCGAAGACCGACCACATCGTGTAGGCCTGCCCGGGTTCGCGGGCGTTCATCGCGGCAGGACGGTGAACGCGACCGTCAGCACGAAGACCAGTGCGCCCATCGCCAGCAGCGCCAAAGCGATCCTCCGCGCCCCGGCGCCGGGCGGCCCCGCCACCTCGCGGCTCGGCTCCGGAATGAACTCGTCCATCACCACTCCTTTACTTACGCCTGACCGCCCGGATGGATAATACGCTGATAATTAGCACACTAATCAACGGGGCGAGACGTACCTCACGACCCTTTTTCCGCCGCTGAGTGTGCGGGGACGACCCCGGTGCGCCTTCATGCGTGGCAGGTGATGCGCGGGCGACGGGCGGCTGGTGCTGTTCGCGGCAACGGCAGCGAGCGAAGGAGTCAGCCATGTCCGAAGTCGAGGTCAAGCGCGAGGAGAAGCTTTCGCGCGAGGACGCCGCCCAGCGGCTCGCCGCACTCGCCGCCGCGCTGGCGGCAGGGGGCAAGGTGGAGCTCGCGCTCGGCGCCAGCACCGTGAAGATCCACGTGCCCGATGAGGT
The sequence above is a segment of the Amycolatopsis sp. 2-15 genome. Coding sequences within it:
- a CDS encoding cytochrome P450; its protein translation is MDTTGIPHRPGRLPVIGDLLGSNPRTPLQDTLRVGQQVGPIFTRKIFGFEIVFAGGVDVVTQLNDETKFGKHVGLGIENLRAVAGDGLFTAHTHEPNWRLAHDILQPAFSADAMRRYHPVMLEVAHELTDAWDRASGPVDVAADMTRLTLETIGRAGFGYRFGSFERTEPHPFVTAMIRALRFAQLQNVKLPFVRRAFAGSPAQNQADIATMNNLVDEVIEARRREGGESRDLLGLMLTEGHPMTGERLDPVNIRNQAITFVVAGHETTSGALSFALYYLTRNPEVLAKARAEVDAVWGDREPGFGDVAKLRYVRRVLDEAMRLWPTAPGYSREAREDVLLGGKYRMRKGDWVIVPLPLVHRDPAVWGPDPEKFDPDRFEPAAVKKRPAQAYKPFGTGERACVGRQFALHEAVLALGMVLQRYDFEADPAYELKIAESLTLKPSGFTVRPRARARAKVQTS
- the pqqD gene encoding pyrroloquinoline quinone biosynthesis peptide chaperone PqqD — protein: MDSTTRPEVSTSDRPRLARHVRLAFNPARQQHVLQLPETVVVLNASGAAILELCDGRRTVAEIVAELGARYESVPDDEVRRFLTRLVARRCVEPADG
- the pqqE gene encoding pyrroloquinoline quinone biosynthesis protein PqqE — protein: MDSPFGLLAELTYRCPLACSYCSNPLNLADYTDELATVEWRRVLAEAAELGVLQCHLSGGEPLLRRDLVEIVAQAHELGLYTNLVTSALGLSRPRAEQLRAAGLDHVQISVQADEPAVSDRIAGTPSFGRKIEAMGVVKELGWPLTVNVVLHRQNIDRVADVLDLAEQVGADRVELANTQYYGWALRNRAALLPSRDQLDAAEVVVRAARERLRDRMDVLYVLPDYYSRYPKPCMGGWASRQLTVTPNGDVLPCPAAQSLPLPRASVREDSLARIWAEAPVMTAFRGTDWMPDPCRGCDRRELDFGGCRCQAFQLTGDAARTDPVCHLSPDHDLVARVVETANADSRTDLPLLPRPHRAGRARS
- a CDS encoding sodium:calcium antiporter — its product is MGIAESTATCDDRMPGAVTGCRSTRALTFSALSERNAGTMSIVIFFAGAALLIYSAEKLITYLVGAAAGLRVSIFLLAIVFTGIEFDDVALGVALNVEDLGDVALGTVFGTAISMIGIVLALAAIVSPTKVNIPRPYLVLFAASPLVLIPFIVFAPLTPIYGVVLVLLFVLFIGYVATRELKRSTPVFRNAEILEKLEVGAGPSTSATGDATPRSPADVPTDKPPFVVTMPFDKERPIPGWAAIALAVLALAGLVAGAAITSYGTKGILEDYHIQGALFGATIATLVLTLEDIFLTVEPTRKGAPELGVGNVIGSVVFGVTAKLGIILLAGGSIDVDGNVLSWHLPVLVGMTALAAYFLATRRLRRWHGFVLLALYIAYWAVSFTVFGGAPIETD
- a CDS encoding TetR/AcrR family transcriptional regulator is translated as MRTRLSTQQRREQLLGIGAGLFANRPYDDVWIEEVAEIAQVSRGLLYHYFPTKKDFFAEIVRRQRDQLLAMSEPDPELPVTEQLRAGLDVYLEFARTHPDGYRIVHRSAGDADREIREIREAGMAANTERILAAISVLRPVTDTTRLAVRGWLAFVSTLILDWLDQPKVTHEELRDICVRTLFAAVDVTV
- the pqqC gene encoding pyrroloquinoline-quinone synthase PqqC, with amino-acid sequence MTTTTGITDEFVETLRAHSRRYHDQHPFHVRMNAGRLSRAQIRGWVANRFYYQENIPRKDAAILANCPDLEVRRRWIRRILDHDGRHAGEGGIEAWLRLGEAAGLTREEVLDHRHLVPGVRFAVDAYVNFTRTRPWVEAVASSLTELFAPDLMAERLAAFERWYPWIAPEGLAYFRARLDQAPRDCEHALEVVTAHCRSAESQARAVDALSFKCDVLWSLMDAIDRTYPE